Proteins from one Kazachstania africana CBS 2517 chromosome 1, complete genome genomic window:
- the MCM5 gene encoding MCM DNA helicase complex subunit MCM5 (similar to Saccharomyces cerevisiae CDC46 (YLR274W); ancestral locus Anc_6.71), translating into MSFDRPEIYSAPVLQGTTPNDDDNTEIIKSFKNFILEFRIDSQFVYRDQLRNNLLVKNFLLNINMEHLIGYNEDLYKKLSDEPSDIIPLFENAITQVAKRITVLNRSNDSNNNNTENDSIDSNLVPNFQLILNSNVNQIPLRDLDSEHVSKIVRLSGIVISTSVLSSRATHLRLMCRNCRHTTSININNFNSISGNSVTLPHSCLSNQQSQDNGLDTVGSTVKNCGPDPYLIIHESSNFIDQQFLKLQEIPEMVPVGEMPRNIQMSCDRYLTNKVVPGVRATIVGIYSIYNSKKNASSGRGNDAGGVAIRNPYIKVLGIQTDVDSTSFFNSMTMFSEDEEEEFLQLSRRPDIYELLTRSIAPSIYGNEDIKKAIVCLLMGGSKKLLPDGMRLRGDINVLLLGDPGTAKSQLLKFVEKISPIAVYTSGKGSSAAGLTASVQRDPITRDFFLEGGAMVLADGGVVCIDEFDKMRDEDRVAIHEAMEQQTISIAKAGITTVLNSRTSVLAAANPIYGRYDDLKSPGENIDFQTTILSRFDMIFIVKDDHNEERDISIANHVVNIHTGQVSQEQEELENSGQEISMEKMKRYITYCRMKCAPRLSAPAAEKLSSQFVTIRKQLLINELESTERSSIPITVRQLEAIIRITESLAKLELSPVAHEKHVEEAIRLFQASTMDAASQDPIGGLDQSTSSNILGEIRQIEQELKRRLPIGWSTSYQTLRREFVDSNRFSLPALDKALYGLEKHDTIQLRHQGQNIYRSGI; encoded by the coding sequence ATGTCCTTTGATAGACCAGAGATATACAGCGCACCTGTGCTACAAGGAACCACTccaaatgatgatgacaacactgaaattattaaatctttcaaaaatttcatcttggAATTTAGGATAGATTCTCAATTCGTCTATAGAGATCAACTAAGAAATAATTTGCTGGTTAAAAACTTCTTGTTAAACATTAATATGGAACATTTGATCGGTTATAACGAAGATCTTTACAAAAAACTGTCCGATGAACCTTCTGATATAATAcctttatttgaaaatgcaaTTACGCAAGTGGCAAAAAGAATTACTGTTTTAAACAGATCAAATGactcaaataataataatacagaAAATGATTCTATTGACTCAAATCTTGTACCAAATTTCCAATTAATACTAAATTCGAACGTAAATCAAATTCCATTAAGAGATCTCGATTCAGAACACGTTTCTAAAATCGTACGTCTCTCAGGTATTGTGATTTCCACTTCTGTTCTGTCATCTCGTGCCACCCATTTGAGACTCATGTGCAGAAATTGTAGACACACTACGTcaatcaatatcaataatttcaattccaTAAGTGGTAATTCTGTCACTTTACCTCATTCCTGTCTTTCTAATCAACAGTCCCAAGACAATGGTCTAGATACTGTAGGTTCAacagtgaaaaattgtGGTCCTGATCCGTATTTGATAATCCATGAATCTTCTAACTTCATTGATCAACAATTCCtaaaattacaagaaataCCAGAAATGGTCCCAGTAGGTGAAATGCCACGTAACATTCAAATGTCCTGTGATAGATACTTGACCAATAAAGTTGTTCCTGGTGTGAGAGCGACTATCGTGGGTATTTATTCTATTTATAACTCAAAGAAAAACGCGTCAAGTGGTAGAGGTAATGACGCAGGTGGTGTCGCAATTAGAAATCCTTACATTAAAGTACTAGGTATTCAAACAGATGTTGACAGTAcctcttttttcaattcaatgacAATGTTCTCtgaagatgaggaagaagaatttttacaaTTAAGTAGAAGACCAGATATTTATGAATTACTTACCAGATCTATCGCACCTTCAATTTATGGTAATGAGGATATCAAAAAAGCTATTGTTTGTCTATTGATGGGTggttcaaaaaaattattacctGATGGTATGAGATTAAGAGGTGATATTAACGTTCTACTGCTGGGTGATCCAGGTACCGCAAAATCTCAATTACTAAAATTTGTGGAAAAGATATCTCCAATTGCGGTCTACACATCCGGTAAAGGTTCCTCCGCCGCAGGTTTAACTGCAAGTGTACAAAGAGATCCAATCACTCGTGATTTTTTCCTTGAAGGTGGTGCTATGGTTCTTGCAGATGGTGGTGTCGTTTGTATTGATGAATTCGACAAAATGAGAGATGAAGATAGAGTGGCCATTCATGAAGCCATGGAACAACAAACAATTTCTATCGCAAAAGCTGGTATTACTACAGTTTTGAACTCAAGGACAAGTGTTCTTGCCGCGGCAAATCCAATATACGGCCGTTAcgatgatttgaaatcacctggtgaaaatattgatttccAAACTACTATCTTATCCCGTTTTGATATGATTTTCATTGTCAAGGATGACCATAACGAAGAACGTGATATTTCAATAGCAAATCACGTTGTCAATATACATACAGGCCAAGTGTCtcaagaacaagaagagCTAGAGAACAGTGGTCAGGAAATAAGTATGGAAAAAATGAAGCGTTACATCACTTACTGTAGAATGAAGTGTGCACCAAGACTTTCTGCTCCAGCGGCTGAAAAACTTTCTTCACAATTCGTTACAATTAGAAAACAACTTCTTATCAACGAATTAGAATCTACTGAAAGATCGTCGATTCCAATCACAGTCCGTCAATTGGAAGCCATCATTCGTATAACAGAATCGTTGGCAAAGCTGGAATTAAGTCCGGTTGCTCATGAAAAACATGTTGAAGAAGCCATTAGACTGTTCCAAGCTTCTACTATGGATGCAGCCTCCCAAGACCCAATTGGTGGTCTGGATCaatcaacttcttcaaatattctagGTGAAATTCGCCAAATTGaacaagaattgaaaagaagattaCCAATCGGTTGGTCAACATCTTATCAGACTTTGAGAAGAGAATTTGTTGATTCTAATAGATTCTCTCTTCCTGCGCTTGACAAAGCTTTATATGGCTTGGAAAAACATGACACGATTCAATTAAGGCATCAGGGACAAAATATCTACAGAAGCGGTATATGA
- the PIG1 gene encoding protein phosphatase regulator PIG1 (similar to Saccharomyces cerevisiae PIG1 (YLR273C) and GAC1 (YOR178C); ancestral locus Anc_6.70), whose translation MIITHANNNNTISNNIGTTTPRPQMHKLKSSLKLSSNSLNLNHSSYKNVRFAPELTTVKNFDSNDKPISISNENSPDLYPLDSIPKSNENFNHNFSFLKNDLLSKSFDLDFDYDSDSSLENDDHHTNLLQLNNFNYDLDSFDIIDWNVTHLSDLSANPYKDLQTQNIKLHTITQLNNYKILGLIYVNNLNFEKFIEIKFTFNDWNDIHYVAATFNKSINDKIDEFKFILDFKSLECLLKFKKLIYANNNNADCHCKLNIELCCRYDVNGETYYDNNNYRNYQIKLSVTTRNIFLKQDIDDSKVQILPSPNSNISQPRRSFMDDFLVSTTLTHNKNGTDVNRSSVSSRSFSDDTDYYNTSPLKHLYHNDTTLIKPTRLNEVIVSSFSSSSSSSSSSSSTPSPSSSSDELCNNNENFIPSNNKTEPFTKSYSFSSSPSSSFTSSITAPSLSSSISSALSELAPLNDINDPLVDGTFTDTYSYLFHSKQNTLNLNDFKYSNYSYNNNNINNSNNINNEISDDRQSIVTETPQLNDNNDSINNLNNSTDTLINTNIVDMWSLQCQLPSSKDSTNTSKSKSGSSSPTSFLSMSPILNIQNQLNNNGSNNSLSNLNLNRPLDSGYI comes from the coding sequence ATGATAATAACTCATGcaaacaataataatactattAGCAATAACATTGGTACCACTACACCAAGACCACAAATGCATAAACTGAAGTCTTCCTtaaaattatcatcaaattcacTCAATCTAAATCATTCTTCTTACAAAAATGTAAGATTTGCTCCTGAATTAACTACAGTTAAAAATTTCgattcaaatgataaaCCAATCTCtatatcaaatgaaaattctcCAGATTTATACCCATTGGATAGTATACCAAagtcaaatgaaaatttcaatcatAATTTCTCgtttttaaaaaatgatctattatcaaaatcattcGATTTAGATTTTGATTACGATTCAGATAGCtcattagaaaatgatgatcaCCATACTAATCTTCTACAActtaataatttcaattatgACCTAGATTCGTTCGATATAATAGACTGGAACGTAACTCACTTATCAGATTTATCAGCAAATCCATACAAAGATTTACAAactcaaaatattaaacTACATACAATCACTCAATTGAATAACTATAAAATTTTGGGTCTTATCTACgttaataatttgaattttgaaaaatttatagaaaTTAAATTCACTTTCAATGATTGGAACGATATTCATTATGTTGCTGCCACATTTAATAAATCTATTAATGATAAGattgatgaattcaaattcatactagatttcaaatcattggAATGTCTCttaaaatttaaaaaattaatttacgctaataataataatgcaGATTGTCATtgtaaattgaatattgaattatGCTGTCGGTACGACGTTAACGGCGAAACTTattatgataataataattacagaaattatcaaattaaattatcaGTGACaacaagaaatattttcttaaaacaagatattgatgattCAAAGGTTCAAATATTGCCATCtccaaattcaaatatttctcaACCCAGAAGATCCTTCATGGACGATTTCTTAGTGTCAACGACTCTGACTCATAATAAGAACGGTACTGACGTCAATCGGTCTTCTGTCTCTTCAAGAAGCTTCAGTGATGACACGGATTATTACAATACATCTCCTTTAAAACATTTATATCATAATGATACTACACTTATTAAACCGACTAGATTAAACGAAGTCATAGTGTCATCATTctcctcttcatcttcatcctcatcGTCTTCCTCATCCACTCCTTCTCCTTCGTCATCATCTGATGAACTTtgcaataataatgaaaattttattccttcaaataataaaaccGAACCATTCACAAAATCATATTCCTTCTCTTCCTCaccatcttcttcattcaCATCATCAATCACTGCaccatcattatcatcttccATTTCATCTGCATTAAGTGAGCTGGCTCCATTGAATGATATAAACGATCCTCTAGTAGATGGGACTTTCACTGATACATATTCTTATCTATTCCattcaaaacaaaatacattaaatttaaatgattttaaatattcaaattatagctacaataataacaatatcaataatagtaacaatattaataatgaaatctCCGACGATAGACAAAGTATCGTAACAGAAACCCCACAATTAAacgataataatgatagtATCAATAATCTCAATAATTCAACAGATACTCTtataaatacaaatatCGTGGACATGTGGTCCTTACAATGTCAACTGCCGTCATCAAAAGATTCTACTAATacatcaaaatcaaaatctgGCTCTTCTTCACCTACTTCTTTTCTATCAATGTCaccaattttaaatattcaaaaccaattgaataataacGGTAGTAATAActcattatcaaatcttAATTTAAATCGCCCGCTGGATTCAGGTTATATTTAA